In the genome of Persephonella sp. KM09-Lau-8, one region contains:
- a CDS encoding class I SAM-dependent rRNA methyltransferase, with protein MKKIILKKSALPKIKQKNLWIYKNEIKKLPDVKAGEIVDIYIGNEYLATGYINPDSKITVRILSFEKTDINSLIRNRIKEAIQKRENLKSITNAYRIIHSEADLLPGLIADFYNGYIAIQINTAGMENLRQLILDTLMETLSPEGIIDKSDDKVRKKEGLTTENKVLYGSIPDKILITENNINFSVYLKEGQKTGFFLDQRKNRKLVSEHVQTGFKVLDLFSNAGGFGIYCGKKGADFIKFVDVSDLALNQVQENCRLNGITNFQAIKEDAFDFLKNETDSYDLIIVDPPSFAKSRHERQGALRGFKYLIVNSLKILNPKGYLSVFSCSHHISMQDLIDLTTSSAAITGDILEIKEFMYQDKDHPAVINMPNTLYLKGLLVQKR; from the coding sequence ATGAAAAAAATAATCCTGAAAAAATCAGCTCTCCCAAAAATCAAACAAAAAAATCTATGGATATATAAAAACGAAATCAAAAAGCTACCGGATGTCAAAGCAGGCGAAATAGTTGATATCTATATAGGCAATGAATATCTTGCCACAGGATATATAAACCCAGACAGCAAAATAACAGTCAGAATTCTCTCCTTTGAAAAAACAGATATAAACAGCCTTATCCGCAACAGGATAAAAGAAGCCATTCAAAAAAGGGAAAACCTGAAATCCATAACCAATGCCTACCGAATAATCCATTCTGAAGCAGATTTACTTCCTGGACTGATAGCAGACTTTTATAACGGCTATATTGCAATCCAGATAAATACAGCAGGAATGGAAAATCTCCGTCAGCTCATACTTGATACACTTATGGAAACCTTATCCCCTGAAGGAATAATAGACAAATCCGATGATAAAGTAAGAAAAAAAGAGGGGCTTACCACAGAGAATAAAGTTCTGTATGGCAGTATTCCAGATAAAATTTTAATAACAGAAAACAACATAAACTTTAGCGTATATCTTAAAGAAGGCCAGAAAACAGGATTTTTCCTTGACCAGAGAAAAAACAGGAAACTGGTTTCTGAACATGTCCAGACAGGCTTTAAAGTCCTTGATTTATTCTCAAATGCAGGTGGTTTTGGAATTTATTGCGGCAAAAAAGGGGCAGACTTTATAAAGTTTGTTGATGTATCAGACCTTGCCTTAAATCAGGTTCAGGAAAACTGCCGGCTAAACGGAATAACTAATTTTCAGGCCATAAAAGAGGATGCATTTGATTTTCTCAAAAATGAAACAGACAGCTATGACCTGATTATAGTTGACCCTCCATCATTTGCAAAAAGCAGACATGAAAGGCAGGGGGCACTAAGAGGTTTTAAATATTTAATTGTAAACAGTCTAAAAATACTAAATCCCAAAGGTTATCTGTCTGTGTTTTCCTGTTCACATCATATCTCCATGCAGGATTTAATAGACCTTACAACTTCCAGTGCTGCAATAACAGGGGATATTCTTGAAATAAAGGAATTTATGTATCAGGACAAAGACCATCCGGCAGTAATAAATATGCCAAACACATTATATCTTAAGGGGTTATTAGTCCAGAAAAGATGA
- the prmC gene encoding peptide chain release factor N(5)-glutamine methyltransferase has protein sequence MKIKEAIEQGVKRLKEAGIKTPITDTHLILSKVLNIPRWKLITEKDKYLSTEEKRQFFSLIEKRAERYPLGYILGEKEFFNIKLKIEEGVLIPRPETELLVEEVLKRIPENKKTIGLEIGIGSGAISIALLKNRPNLIMYGVDISEKALQLSALNAKINNVLDRFIIIKSNLFESIPDIKFDFIVSNPPYIAQEEYETLEEEVKKEPIEALIAGKEGTEFYERIINQGVDYLKEKGFFTFEIGYRQGEYVKKLLEKKGFKVSIIKDYQGHDRVVIGER, from the coding sequence ATGAAAATTAAAGAGGCCATTGAGCAAGGGGTAAAAAGACTTAAAGAGGCTGGTATAAAAACGCCAATAACAGACACCCATCTAATTCTGTCAAAAGTTTTAAACATACCCCGCTGGAAATTAATCACAGAAAAAGATAAATACCTATCAACTGAGGAAAAAAGGCAATTCTTTTCCCTTATAGAAAAAAGGGCAGAAAGATATCCCCTTGGATATATTTTAGGGGAAAAGGAATTTTTTAACATAAAGCTAAAAATAGAAGAAGGAGTTTTAATCCCGAGGCCAGAAACTGAACTCCTTGTTGAAGAAGTTCTAAAAAGAATTCCGGAAAATAAAAAAACAATAGGTCTTGAGATAGGAATAGGCTCAGGTGCAATATCAATAGCACTGCTAAAAAACAGACCCAACTTAATCATGTATGGTGTTGATATATCAGAAAAAGCCCTGCAGCTTTCAGCCTTAAATGCTAAAATAAATAATGTTCTTGACAGGTTTATAATTATAAAAAGTAATCTGTTTGAGAGCATTCCGGATATAAAGTTTGACTTTATAGTTTCAAATCCACCTTATATAGCCCAGGAAGAATACGAAACCCTTGAAGAGGAAGTAAAAAAAGAGCCGATAGAAGCTCTGATTGCAGGTAAAGAAGGGACAGAATTTTACGAAAGAATTATAAATCAAGGTGTTGACTACCTGAAAGAAAAAGGCTTTTTCACCTTTGAGATTGGCTACAGACAGGGGGAATACGTTAAAAAACTCCTTGAGAAAAAGGGGTTTAAAGTATCCATAATAAAAGATTATCAGGGACATGATAGAGTAGTAATAGGAGAAAGATAA
- the murA gene encoding UDP-N-acetylglucosamine 1-carboxyvinyltransferase, whose product MLKSQEGIIEYLEIEGQKDLRGVVEISGAKNAALPCMAATILSDEPVILENVPDLLDISTMKELLEYIGIQVEEIQPHRFIFSHGRMPSFEAPYELVSKMRASILVLGAMLARYKAAKVALPGGCSIGTRPVDLHLKALEKMGAKIKVEHGYIYAEAPYGLKGAEINFEKITVTGTENILMAAALAEGETIIKNAAKEPEVVDLAVMLKKMGADIKGEGTDTIYVKGVRKLSGTTHSIIPDRIEAGTFAVLSALFDGQIIIDKYPEEYLKFVHQILKQIGITPVKIGEAQFIFKPDNSLRPVDIETKEYPYFPTDLQAQFMTLLSVIKGTSTVTENIFENRFMHVPELKRLGADIEIKEKTAIINGVEKLSGAEVKATDLRASAAMVIAGLIAEGTTRIYDIYHLDRGYENIDYKLSKLGARVSRGIKEL is encoded by the coding sequence ATGCTTAAATCACAGGAAGGGATAATTGAGTATTTAGAGATAGAAGGACAGAAAGACCTGAGGGGAGTTGTTGAAATATCAGGTGCAAAAAATGCTGCTTTACCCTGCATGGCAGCAACTATTTTATCTGATGAACCTGTCATACTTGAAAATGTCCCTGACCTGCTAGATATCTCCACAATGAAAGAACTCCTTGAATATATAGGAATTCAGGTTGAAGAGATTCAACCACATAGATTTATATTCTCCCATGGCAGAATGCCTTCCTTTGAGGCACCCTATGAGCTTGTTAGCAAAATGAGAGCCTCAATTCTTGTTTTAGGGGCTATGCTTGCCAGATACAAAGCTGCAAAAGTAGCCCTTCCCGGAGGTTGTTCAATAGGCACAAGACCTGTAGACCTTCATCTGAAAGCCCTTGAAAAAATGGGTGCAAAAATTAAAGTAGAGCATGGATATATATACGCAGAAGCCCCATACGGTTTAAAAGGAGCAGAAATAAACTTTGAAAAAATCACAGTTACAGGAACAGAGAATATCCTGATGGCAGCTGCTCTGGCAGAAGGGGAAACAATTATAAAAAACGCAGCAAAAGAACCGGAAGTGGTTGACCTTGCTGTGATGCTGAAAAAAATGGGTGCAGATATAAAAGGAGAAGGGACAGACACTATTTATGTAAAAGGTGTCAGAAAACTTTCAGGAACTACACACAGCATAATTCCAGACAGAATTGAAGCAGGAACATTTGCAGTTCTATCTGCCTTATTTGATGGTCAAATTATAATTGATAAATACCCTGAAGAATATCTAAAATTTGTTCACCAGATACTAAAACAGATAGGAATAACCCCTGTAAAAATTGGGGAAGCTCAGTTTATATTCAAACCAGACAATAGCCTTAGACCTGTAGATATAGAAACAAAAGAATACCCATACTTCCCAACAGACCTGCAGGCACAATTTATGACTCTTTTATCTGTTATAAAAGGAACTTCCACCGTAACAGAAAATATATTTGAAAACAGATTTATGCATGTGCCGGAGCTTAAAAGATTAGGGGCAGATATAGAAATCAAAGAAAAAACTGCCATCATAAACGGTGTTGAAAAACTATCAGGGGCAGAGGTAAAAGCAACAGACCTGAGGGCAAGTGCTGCAATGGTAATAGCCGGTCTGATAGCAGAAGGAACAACAAGGATATACGATATATACCATTTAGACAGAGGATATGAAAATATAGATTATAAACTCAGTAAATTAGGTGCCAGAGTTTCACGGGGAATTAAGGAATTATAA
- a CDS encoding tetratricopeptide repeat protein, translating to MVEDIIKILEKGDISTALKEAREKHFPENLLAEGIIYYHTGNIEKAKQLLQKYIDLGGENSEAYYYLGNIFIEERNFKKAVIYLKKAIKIKEKPEYFNDLGFAFFSLWDYENAIKNYNKAIELNPDNPVFYYNRALAYRKSGNLEKAIKDYNRAIALNPDDSDYYHNLGIVYRLTGNPEKAVSSYQKAIKLNPENENYWNNLGNAYYDTGEYQKAIEAYKKAVEINPSYFLGWQNLANTYLDIGDYENAIKAFKKAIKLNKYCGDCYMDIGIAYKELGEYEKALKAYDKAVEIDKSLKATAIYNKACLFASKGENQKAREYLKKAFELDSSLKEFAKEDKDVKHLL from the coding sequence ATGGTTGAGGATATTATCAAAATTTTAGAAAAAGGGGATATAAGCACTGCCTTAAAAGAAGCCAGAGAGAAGCATTTTCCTGAAAATCTACTCGCTGAAGGAATTATTTACTACCATACCGGAAATATAGAAAAGGCAAAGCAATTACTTCAGAAGTATATAGATTTAGGAGGGGAAAATTCTGAGGCTTACTATTATCTGGGGAATATTTTTATTGAGGAAAGAAATTTTAAAAAGGCAGTAATATATCTAAAAAAAGCTATAAAAATTAAGGAAAAGCCTGAGTATTTTAATGATTTAGGATTTGCATTTTTTAGTCTGTGGGATTACGAGAATGCAATAAAAAATTACAATAAAGCAATTGAGTTAAACCCTGATAACCCTGTTTTTTATTACAATAGGGCACTTGCATACAGAAAATCAGGTAATCTGGAAAAAGCCATAAAAGATTATAACCGGGCAATAGCACTTAATCCTGATGACTCTGATTACTACCACAATCTGGGTATTGTTTACAGGCTAACAGGAAACCCTGAAAAAGCAGTATCAAGCTATCAAAAAGCAATAAAACTTAATCCTGAGAATGAGAATTACTGGAACAATCTGGGAAATGCTTATTATGATACAGGAGAATACCAGAAAGCTATAGAAGCTTATAAAAAAGCTGTTGAGATAAATCCCTCATACTTCCTTGGCTGGCAAAATCTGGCAAATACATATCTGGATATAGGGGATTATGAAAATGCTATTAAGGCTTTTAAGAAAGCGATAAAACTAAATAAATACTGCGGTGATTGTTATATGGATATAGGAATTGCTTATAAGGAACTTGGAGAATATGAAAAAGCATTAAAGGCTTATGATAAAGCAGTTGAAATAGACAAATCCCTTAAAGCAACGGCGATTTACAACAAAGCCTGTCTTTTTGCTTCAAAGGGTGAAAATCAAAAGGCGAGAGAGTATTTAAAAAAAGCCTTTGAACTGGATTCATCTCTAAAAGAGTTTGCAAAGGAAGATAAAGATGTTAAACATCTTTTATAA
- a CDS encoding argininosuccinate synthase codes for MKKRVILAYSGGLDTSVIVRWLTDKGFEVITYTADVGQGEELDEIPEKAKASGAVEAIVDDIKEEFAREYCLPLMRSGALYENRYTLLSALSRPLISKKLVELAHKYDAHYVAHGSTGKGNDQVRFETSVWALDPDIEVLAPVRDWEFKSRDEEIEYAKKHGIPVRATKEKPYSYDRNLWGVAIEAGPLEDIWQEPPEDAFEITVNPQNAPDTPEYIEIEFEKGVPVAINGKKYDQLWQLIWDLNEIAGKHGVGRIDMVENRLVGIKSREVYESPAGLILIKAYDEIESLVLDRFTYHYKLTHVAQPYADLVYNGLWFSKLREALDAFTSEIAQLVNGVVRFKLYKGNAQIVGRKSPNGLYFEKLATYSPEDEFDHKAGEYFTKVWGLPLKVFARANRRK; via the coding sequence TTGAAAAAGAGAGTAATTTTGGCTTATTCAGGAGGGCTTGATACTTCTGTTATTGTTAGATGGCTTACAGATAAAGGATTTGAGGTAATCACCTATACTGCAGATGTTGGGCAGGGAGAAGAATTAGACGAAATTCCGGAAAAGGCAAAAGCCTCAGGAGCCGTTGAAGCAATAGTAGATGATATTAAGGAAGAGTTTGCAAGGGAATACTGCCTTCCTCTTATGAGAAGTGGGGCTTTATATGAAAATAGATACACATTGCTTTCAGCCTTATCAAGACCACTTATATCAAAAAAACTTGTTGAACTGGCACACAAATATGATGCCCATTATGTAGCCCATGGCTCTACAGGAAAAGGAAATGACCAGGTTAGATTTGAGACATCAGTATGGGCACTTGACCCTGATATAGAGGTTCTTGCACCTGTTAGAGACTGGGAATTTAAATCAAGGGATGAAGAGATAGAGTATGCAAAAAAACATGGAATTCCTGTAAGGGCAACAAAGGAAAAACCTTACTCTTATGACAGAAACCTCTGGGGTGTTGCAATAGAAGCAGGTCCCCTTGAGGACATATGGCAGGAACCTCCCGAAGATGCATTTGAAATCACAGTAAATCCTCAAAATGCACCTGATACTCCAGAATATATAGAAATAGAATTTGAAAAAGGTGTGCCTGTTGCCATTAATGGCAAAAAATATGACCAGCTGTGGCAGTTAATCTGGGATTTAAATGAGATAGCAGGTAAACACGGCGTTGGCAGAATAGATATGGTTGAAAACAGACTTGTTGGAATAAAATCAAGGGAGGTTTATGAAAGTCCAGCAGGGCTTATTCTGATAAAAGCCTATGATGAGATAGAAAGTCTTGTTTTAGATAGATTTACATATCACTACAAACTTACCCATGTGGCACAACCTTATGCAGACCTTGTTTACAACGGTCTGTGGTTTTCAAAACTTAGAGAAGCATTAGACGCATTTACCTCAGAAATAGCCCAGCTTGTAAACGGCGTAGTCAGATTTAAATTGTATAAAGGAAATGCACAGATTGTTGGAAGAAAATCTCCAAACGGCCTTTACTTTGAAAAACTGGCTACATACAGCCCTGAAGATGAGTTTGACCACAAAGCAGGTGAATACTTTACAAAGGTGTGGGGATTACCTCTAAAAGTATTTGCAAGAGCAAACAGGAGGAAATGA
- the valS gene encoding valine--tRNA ligase, whose translation MSLGEYNPTEIEEKWYGEWLKSALFTPDIESDKEPFVVVMPPPNVTGSLHIGHALNMTLQDISVRYKRMKGYNTLWLPGFDHAGIATQWVVTRQLEEKGINKFDLGREKFIEKVWEWVPVARDTIKKQIEKIGASCDWTRQRFTLDEGFARAVREAFSKLYSEGLIFKAPYIVNWDPKDRTAISDLEVEYKEEKGNLWYIKYPVVDENGQETGEYIVVATTRPETMLGDTAVAVHPEDERYKHLIGKKVKLPLAPEKRTTWDGNEVSNLIPIIADDYVDPEYGTGAVKITPAHDPNDFEVGQRHNLPMVIVMDEAAVMNENAGKYKGLDRYEARKQIVKDLENLGLLEKIEDIIHNVGHSQRSGAVVEPYLSVQWFVNTRELAKAAIKVVEEGDIKFIPENWTKTYLNWMYEIRDWCISRQIWWGHRIPVWYCQECGEVNVFSDEIFDSIPEKVIFNMYGDTRISQIFSFEEVKNYLYGKNFNQPDKTNLEFYEKFVFNTEIPELKTEESLKEFLEKTYKKIPVMNPENTPDKEKIGFVPHAVFYLYVNGYIGKTFDENDVYNAYQEHKDEIKYIYNIVLNGIRKEDILEDKERLKSWLYDHAYGNCKNGRIFFTENNGKYSIIEDFILENRYFIDLSCRKCGSRNLKQEEDVLDTWFSSALWPFGTLGWPEDTPDLEKFYPTSLLVTGFDIIFFWVARMIMMGMHFMKEKPFSDVYIHALVRDEKGEKMSKTKGNVIDPLDMVEKYGADSLRFTLAALAAQGRDIRLSEKRIEGYKHFANKIWNASKYVLTNMENNKNLVYQDVKSLKLSYEDKWILSLLQETVEKAQKYINEYRYNDYANLLYDFFWHEYCDWYLEFSKERVYKGSDEEKSAALSTLVYVLDKSMKMLHPIMPFITEEIWQQLPFKEAEYLPVAPYPEVDEELKFEEEKQLIESLKEMIVSIRNVRADFGIEPSRRLDVYIKPKTGEFEKLISSMEPALKLLAKIENLQVSTDIQRPANTVVAVSKIGEAYIDIAGTIDVEKEIKRQEKILQDIQKSIAISEKKLSNENFLKKAPQHVVEKEKQLYQELKEKAEKVQKIIESLKEVKTS comes from the coding sequence ATGTCACTTGGTGAGTATAATCCGACAGAAATAGAAGAAAAATGGTATGGAGAATGGCTCAAATCAGCTCTGTTCACACCTGATATAGAAAGTGATAAAGAGCCCTTTGTAGTGGTGATGCCTCCTCCAAACGTTACAGGTTCGCTTCATATTGGACATGCATTAAATATGACCCTTCAGGATATATCAGTCCGATACAAAAGGATGAAAGGGTATAATACCCTCTGGCTTCCTGGATTTGACCATGCAGGAATAGCAACCCAGTGGGTAGTAACAAGACAACTTGAAGAAAAAGGAATAAACAAATTTGATTTAGGAAGGGAAAAATTCATAGAAAAGGTATGGGAATGGGTTCCTGTTGCAAGGGACACCATAAAAAAACAGATAGAAAAAATCGGTGCCTCATGTGACTGGACAAGACAGAGATTTACCCTTGATGAAGGTTTTGCAAGGGCAGTTAGAGAAGCTTTTTCCAAATTATACAGCGAAGGCCTTATATTCAAGGCACCTTACATAGTAAACTGGGATCCAAAGGACAGAACAGCAATCTCCGACCTTGAAGTTGAGTATAAAGAAGAAAAAGGAAATCTCTGGTATATAAAATATCCTGTTGTCGATGAAAATGGACAGGAAACCGGAGAGTATATCGTCGTTGCAACCACAAGACCTGAAACAATGCTTGGTGATACTGCAGTGGCAGTTCATCCTGAAGATGAGAGGTATAAACACCTGATAGGTAAAAAAGTTAAACTCCCCCTTGCACCTGAAAAAAGAACAACATGGGACGGCAACGAAGTTTCAAACCTGATTCCTATAATAGCAGATGATTACGTTGACCCGGAATATGGAACCGGTGCAGTAAAAATAACTCCAGCCCACGACCCTAACGACTTTGAAGTTGGCCAGAGACATAATCTACCTATGGTCATTGTTATGGACGAAGCTGCCGTAATGAATGAAAATGCAGGTAAATACAAAGGCCTTGATAGATATGAAGCAAGAAAGCAGATAGTTAAAGACCTTGAAAACTTAGGATTACTGGAAAAAATTGAGGATATTATCCATAATGTCGGGCATTCCCAGCGTTCAGGTGCAGTAGTTGAACCGTATCTTTCTGTCCAGTGGTTTGTAAATACAAGAGAACTTGCCAAAGCAGCCATAAAAGTTGTTGAGGAAGGAGATATCAAATTTATCCCTGAAAACTGGACAAAAACATACCTTAACTGGATGTATGAGATTAGGGACTGGTGTATATCCAGACAGATATGGTGGGGACATAGAATTCCTGTATGGTATTGTCAGGAGTGTGGAGAAGTAAATGTTTTCTCAGATGAAATATTTGATTCTATTCCAGAAAAAGTAATCTTTAATATGTATGGAGATACAAGAATAAGCCAGATATTCTCATTTGAAGAGGTTAAAAACTATCTATACGGCAAAAACTTCAATCAGCCTGACAAAACAAACTTAGAGTTTTATGAAAAATTTGTATTCAACACAGAAATACCTGAGCTTAAAACAGAGGAATCCCTTAAAGAATTCCTTGAAAAGACATACAAGAAAATTCCTGTTATGAATCCTGAAAATACTCCAGATAAAGAAAAAATAGGCTTTGTTCCCCATGCAGTCTTTTACTTATACGTAAATGGATATATTGGAAAAACCTTTGATGAGAATGATGTATACAACGCTTATCAGGAACATAAAGATGAGATTAAATACATTTACAACATAGTTTTAAATGGAATTAGAAAAGAGGATATTCTGGAAGACAAAGAAAGATTAAAAAGCTGGCTTTACGACCATGCTTACGGAAACTGTAAAAATGGAAGAATTTTCTTTACTGAAAATAACGGCAAATACAGCATAATAGAGGATTTCATCCTTGAAAATAGATACTTCATTGACCTTTCCTGCCGCAAATGTGGAAGCAGAAATCTTAAACAGGAAGAGGACGTCCTTGATACATGGTTCTCATCTGCATTATGGCCTTTCGGAACATTAGGCTGGCCTGAGGACACACCAGACCTTGAAAAATTCTATCCAACATCATTACTGGTAACCGGCTTTGATATTATCTTTTTCTGGGTTGCCAGAATGATAATGATGGGAATGCATTTTATGAAAGAAAAACCATTCTCCGATGTGTATATCCATGCCCTTGTTAGAGATGAAAAAGGGGAAAAAATGTCCAAAACCAAGGGCAATGTTATAGACCCACTGGATATGGTTGAAAAATACGGGGCAGATTCTCTGAGATTTACACTGGCAGCACTGGCAGCACAGGGTAGAGATATAAGACTTTCAGAAAAAAGAATTGAAGGCTACAAACATTTTGCCAACAAGATATGGAATGCCTCTAAGTATGTCCTTACAAATATGGAAAATAACAAAAATCTCGTATATCAGGATGTAAAATCCCTCAAGCTCTCTTATGAAGACAAATGGATACTTTCTTTACTACAGGAAACAGTAGAAAAAGCCCAGAAATATATAAATGAATACAGATACAACGATTACGCAAATTTACTTTACGACTTTTTCTGGCATGAATACTGCGACTGGTATCTGGAGTTTTCTAAGGAAAGGGTTTATAAAGGTTCAGATGAAGAAAAATCAGCGGCATTATCAACGCTTGTTTATGTTTTAGATAAATCAATGAAAATGCTCCATCCAATAATGCCATTTATTACAGAAGAAATATGGCAACAACTGCCGTTTAAAGAAGCAGAATATCTGCCGGTGGCACCATATCCAGAAGTTGATGAAGAACTTAAGTTTGAAGAAGAAAAGCAACTTATTGAATCACTCAAAGAAATGATTGTTTCCATCAGGAATGTAAGGGCAGATTTTGGAATTGAGCCGTCCAGAAGACTTGATGTTTATATAAAACCAAAAACGGGAGAGTTTGAAAAATTAATCTCCTCAATGGAACCGGCATTAAAACTTCTTGCCAAAATAGAAAACCTTCAGGTATCAACGGATATTCAGCGTCCGGCAAATACTGTAGTGGCTGTATCAAAAATAGGAGAAGCATATATAGATATTGCCGGCACAATAGATGTAGAAAAAGAGATAAAAAGACAGGAAAAAATATTACAGGATATACAAAAATCTATAGCAATTTCAGAGAAAAAACTTTCCAACGAAAACTTTCTGAAAAAAGCACCACAACATGTTGTTGAGAAAGAAAAACAGCTTTATCAGGAACTCAAAGAAAAAGCAGAAAAAGTCCAGAAAATTATTGAAAGCCTAAAAGAGGTTAAAACCTCTTGA
- the katG gene encoding catalase/peroxidase HPI: protein MNKKRWITDWFPERLNLKPLRQNCPNSNPYGENFNYVKEFQQIDYFQLKKDLEKLMTTSQEWWPADFGHYGPLFIRLAWHSAGSYRVFDGRGGARSGSIRFPLRIDWPDNINLDKALRLLWPIKKKYGKQLSWADLIILAGNVALETMGVKTVGFAGGREDIWEPDESVDWGPEHEMLSGKERYKDGKLEKPYAATEMGLIYVNPEGPEGNPDPVASAKQIREAFGRMGMNDKETVALIAGGHAFGKCHGAGPEKYLGPPPDAAPVEQQGLGWKYNYKTGKGADTFTSGFELVWSLTPTRFGIYFLKFLFEYEWELTKSPAGKYQWVAKDAPEMLPDAHDPYKKHKPMMLTSDLALRFDPEYEKISRYFLEHPDEFEKAFALAWYKLTHRDMGPKSCYFGPEVPEETYIWQDPLPERDYELIDEKDIKVLKEKILSSGLDIPELVYTAWTSASTYRDSDRRGGANGGRIRLSPFKNWEVNRSEKLKKVLSVYEKIKNEFDTDKKKVSIADLIVLGGCAAIEKAAEEAGFKITVPFNPGRVDAKQEDIEEKFYKAIEPFADGFINYIKDPSKAKAEELLVDKANLLTLTVPEMVVLIGGLRVLGAVYRFDGTGVLTEKAGTLTNDFFVNLLDMNTEWKSVDKNHYLLEGHDRKTGKQKWKATRVDLIIGHHNELRAVAEVYASDIEKFVSDFIKAWNKVMNLDRFDLKFQN, encoded by the coding sequence ATGAATAAGAAAAGATGGATTACAGATTGGTTTCCAGAAAGATTAAATCTGAAACCTTTAAGACAGAACTGTCCTAATTCGAATCCTTACGGAGAGAATTTTAACTATGTAAAGGAGTTTCAACAGATTGATTATTTCCAGCTAAAGAAAGATTTAGAAAAACTGATGACCACATCTCAGGAATGGTGGCCTGCAGATTTTGGACATTATGGACCTCTTTTTATAAGACTGGCTTGGCATAGTGCAGGAAGCTACAGGGTTTTTGATGGTAGAGGTGGAGCAAGGTCAGGTTCAATAAGATTTCCTCTAAGAATTGACTGGCCAGACAATATAAATCTGGATAAAGCATTAAGACTTTTATGGCCAATAAAGAAAAAATACGGTAAACAACTATCTTGGGCTGATCTTATTATCCTCGCAGGGAATGTCGCCCTTGAGACTATGGGAGTTAAAACTGTTGGCTTTGCAGGAGGAAGAGAAGATATCTGGGAACCAGATGAGAGTGTAGACTGGGGCCCTGAACATGAAATGCTTTCAGGAAAAGAGAGATATAAAGACGGAAAACTTGAAAAACCATATGCAGCTACAGAGATGGGTCTTATTTATGTAAATCCTGAAGGGCCAGAAGGAAATCCAGACCCTGTTGCATCAGCAAAACAGATAAGAGAAGCTTTTGGTAGGATGGGGATGAATGATAAAGAAACTGTGGCATTAATTGCAGGAGGACATGCATTTGGAAAATGTCACGGTGCAGGTCCAGAGAAATATTTAGGCCCTCCTCCAGATGCTGCACCAGTCGAACAACAGGGATTAGGTTGGAAGTATAACTATAAGACAGGGAAAGGAGCTGATACATTTACCTCTGGATTTGAGCTTGTCTGGTCACTGACACCAACAAGGTTTGGCATTTATTTCCTGAAGTTTTTATTTGAGTATGAATGGGAGCTTACAAAAAGTCCTGCAGGAAAATATCAGTGGGTTGCAAAAGATGCTCCAGAAATGCTTCCAGATGCCCACGACCCTTACAAAAAGCATAAACCTATGATGTTGACTTCTGACCTTGCCCTAAGATTTGACCCTGAATATGAAAAAATATCAAGATATTTTCTTGAACATCCAGATGAGTTTGAAAAAGCCTTTGCACTGGCATGGTATAAACTAACCCACAGAGATATGGGTCCCAAAAGCTGTTATTTTGGCCCAGAAGTTCCAGAAGAAACGTATATATGGCAAGACCCTTTGCCTGAAAGGGATTACGAACTGATAGACGAAAAAGATATAAAAGTCTTAAAAGAGAAAATTCTATCTTCAGGTTTAGATATCCCTGAACTTGTTTATACAGCGTGGACTTCAGCTTCTACATACAGAGATTCTGACAGAAGAGGTGGGGCAAACGGCGGAAGAATTCGTTTATCTCCTTTCAAAAACTGGGAAGTAAACCGTTCAGAAAAGCTCAAAAAAGTGTTATCCGTTTATGAAAAGATAAAAAATGAGTTTGATACTGATAAGAAAAAGGTATCGATAGCTGACTTAATTGTTCTTGGTGGCTGTGCAGCCATAGAAAAAGCCGCTGAAGAAGCTGGATTTAAAATAACTGTTCCTTTTAATCCAGGAAGGGTAGACGCAAAACAGGAAGATATTGAAGAGAAGTTTTACAAAGCTATAGAACCATTTGCAGATGGATTTATAAACTATATAAAAGACCCTTCAAAAGCAAAAGCTGAGGAATTATTAGTGGATAAGGCTAATTTGTTAACTTTAACTGTGCCTGAGATGGTTGTTTTAATAGGAGGATTGAGAGTTTTAGGAGCTGTTTATAGATTTGACGGCACAGGTGTGTTAACAGAAAAGGCAGGCACTTTAACAAATGATTTCTTTGTTAACCTTCTTGATATGAATACAGAGTGGAAGTCTGTAGATAAAAACCATTATTTATTAGAAGGACATGACAGAAAAACAGGAAAACAGAAATGGAAAGCCACCAGAGTAGACCTGATAATAGGACACCACAACGAACTTCGTGCTGTGGCTGAGGTTTACGCATCAGATATAGAAAAATTTGTATCTGATTTTATTAAAGCATGGAACAAAGTTATGAACCTTGATAGATTTGATTTAAAGTTCCAAAATTAA